In Silene latifolia isolate original U9 population chromosome X, ASM4854445v1, whole genome shotgun sequence, the following proteins share a genomic window:
- the LOC141617645 gene encoding uncharacterized protein LOC141617645, whose protein sequence is MVYAYNDTTDKKCLWHDLCSFADSIHDPWILCGDFNCVLKSSERLGGSSSDEEMKDFQECLDYCQMINSPAVGSYYTWNNKQEPQTRVYSRLDRVLVNNHWIHHRPNAYAHFYNEGIFDHIPCIIQAPAASMKGRRSFKYFNMWSKVPEFKPCITHHWNQSWQGTKMFKVVMKLKSLKRPLKDLNKDLFDDIENIAVHAWKILDNIQDQLRTALGDPTLLVKEKEAAGVY, encoded by the coding sequence ATGGTTTATGCCTATAATGATACCACTGATAAGAAATGTTTATGGCATGACCTTTGTTCTTTTGCTGATTCTATTCATGATCCTTGGATTCTTTGTGGTGACTTCAACTGTGTACTAAAATCCTCTGAGAGACTTGGTGGGTCTTCATCTGATGAAGAGATGAAGGATTTTCAGGAATGTTTAGATTATTGTCAGATGATAAATAGCCCAGCTGTTGGATCCTATTATACCTGGAATAACAAGCAGGAACCACAGACTAGAGTTTATTCCAGACTAGATAGGGTTCTTGTTAATAATCACTGGATTCACCATAGACCTAATGCATATGCTCATTTTTATAATGAAGGCATTTTTGATCACATTCCTTGTATTATCCAAGCGCCTGCTGCCTCTATGAAGGGGAGAAGGAGTTTtaaatatttcaatatgtggagCAAAGTGCCTGAATTCAAGCCTTGCATTACTCACCATTGGAATCAGTCTTGGCAAGGGACTAAAATGTTTAAAGTTGTTATGAAATTGAAGAGTCTCAAGAGACCTCTGAAAGATTTAAACAAAGACTTATTTGATGATATTGAGAATATTGCAGTTCATGCATGGAAGATATTAGATAACATCCAAGATCAATTGAGGACTGCCCTTGGTGATCCTACCCTTTTAGTTAAGGAGAAGGAAGCTGCTGGTGTTTACTGA